One Maribacter dokdonensis DSW-8 genomic region harbors:
- a CDS encoding PAS domain-containing sensor histidine kinase yields MDSKEVVLLKKALERQKKARQQAERILEEKSNELYEVASHLRESNAKLENLLSEKTSELDGVFINIIDPYVVMDLSFNVVSMNQSAKNFLGYDHNKEEINLWKMVHKDYMEYTIESFSSLKEVGQLKNYRAKILVKDNVEKWVEINASLVFNKEKQPVAAQGIVRDITQEMEVRELLSEQKRQLDVIVNSSPLGIILADSNKILKVNYTMTSLLGYTLNSFMKMNVKDFTDKESIELANEFSTKLNNGEIDNYTIHQKFIKSDGEKLQVKLSVNAVRNIYREISYIVMMVEDITQQLEAEERLKSEREKYSSIIANMNLGLIEANKQGVIQLVNQSFCEMIGYEENELLGIDAKNIVSFDDKSKVSDKIETRKSGKSDSYELEVVTKCGEKRHWLASVAPRYNKHHEVIGSIGISLDVTKQKELELQKEKLVKDLENSNQGLQEYAHIVSHDLKSPLRSISALATWLSDDYKDVLDEGGKQNLELMQEKVASMDKLIHGILEYSTANSSALDNSKVDLNSVIADIGETIYIPDHVQLKVPKSLPTIMADRIKVHQVFQNIIGNAVVHIEREVGLVEVLYEDTGDYWQFTISDNGVGIPEEYHKKIFDIFQSIGNNERSTGIGLSIVKKIIDRYQGKVWVDSVVGEGTQFHFTIKKDHNE; encoded by the coding sequence ATGGATAGTAAAGAAGTTGTTCTTTTAAAGAAGGCCCTTGAAAGACAAAAGAAAGCCCGTCAACAAGCTGAAAGGATTTTAGAGGAAAAATCTAATGAGCTTTATGAAGTGGCAAGTCATTTAAGGGAGTCTAATGCCAAGCTTGAAAATTTATTGAGCGAAAAAACGTCTGAACTAGATGGCGTATTCATTAACATCATAGATCCTTATGTTGTTATGGACTTATCCTTCAATGTGGTAAGCATGAATCAATCTGCAAAAAACTTTTTGGGCTACGATCATAATAAAGAGGAGATCAACCTCTGGAAAATGGTACATAAAGATTACATGGAGTATACCATAGAATCTTTTAGTAGTTTAAAAGAAGTTGGGCAGCTTAAAAATTATAGAGCTAAAATATTGGTGAAGGACAACGTTGAAAAATGGGTGGAAATCAATGCTAGCTTAGTATTCAACAAGGAAAAACAACCTGTTGCAGCTCAAGGTATTGTAAGGGATATTACCCAAGAAATGGAGGTGAGGGAGTTGTTGTCAGAACAGAAAAGGCAATTAGATGTAATTGTAAATAGCTCACCGCTAGGTATTATTCTTGCAGATTCCAATAAAATTTTAAAGGTTAATTATACAATGACCTCCTTATTAGGTTATACTCTTAATAGCTTCATGAAAATGAATGTTAAGGATTTTACGGATAAAGAAAGTATAGAACTAGCCAATGAATTCTCCACTAAACTGAACAATGGTGAAATTGATAATTATACCATTCATCAGAAGTTCATAAAGAGCGATGGAGAAAAATTACAAGTTAAATTATCTGTCAACGCGGTAAGAAATATATATAGGGAAATCAGCTATATCGTAATGATGGTTGAAGATATTACCCAACAATTAGAAGCAGAAGAGCGTTTAAAATCTGAAAGGGAAAAGTATAGCAGTATTATCGCCAACATGAACCTTGGTTTAATAGAGGCCAACAAGCAGGGTGTAATACAGTTGGTAAACCAGAGCTTTTGTGAAATGATCGGTTATGAAGAAAATGAATTGCTTGGTATTGATGCCAAGAATATTGTAAGTTTTGATGATAAAAGTAAGGTCTCAGATAAAATTGAAACACGTAAATCTGGTAAATCTGATTCTTATGAATTAGAGGTTGTTACCAAATGTGGCGAAAAAAGGCATTGGTTGGCGAGTGTGGCACCGAGATACAATAAACACCATGAAGTAATTGGTTCTATTGGTATTTCTTTAGATGTAACCAAACAAAAAGAATTAGAACTTCAAAAAGAGAAATTGGTAAAGGATCTTGAGAACAGTAACCAAGGTTTACAAGAATACGCACATATTGTTTCTCATGACCTTAAATCGCCTCTTAGGAGTATTAGTGCTCTTGCAACTTGGCTAAGCGATGATTACAAAGATGTTTTAGATGAAGGTGGTAAGCAGAATTTAGAACTTATGCAAGAGAAAGTAGCTTCTATGGATAAGTTAATCCATGGCATACTAGAGTATTCTACGGCAAACAGCTCTGCCTTGGATAATTCTAAAGTAGACTTGAACAGTGTTATAGCAGATATCGGCGAAACTATTTATATACCTGATCACGTTCAATTGAAAGTGCCAAAATCATTGCCTACCATAATGGCAGATCGAATTAAAGTTCATCAGGTTTTTCAAAATATAATTGGTAATGCGGTAGTTCATATTGAAAGAGAAGTTGGTTTAGTAGAAGTACTTTATGAAGATACTGGAGATTACTGGCAATTTACCATCAGTGATAATGGGGTAGGAATTCCAGAAGAGTATCACAAGAAAATATTCGACATCTTTCAATCTATAGGTAATAATGAAAGGTCAACGGGTATAGGTTTATCGATCGTTAAAAAAATAATTGATCGTTACCAAGGAAAAGTCTGGGTAGACAGTGTAGTAGGCGAGGGTACCCAGTTTCATTTTACAATAAAGAAAGACCATAAC
- a CDS encoding heme NO-binding domain-containing protein, whose protein sequence is MKGIVFTEFLEMVESEFGLETVDNIIEKADLPSQGIYTSVATYEFNEMVALVTQLSEEVDLPAGDLIYAFGLYLFSSLKNAHPEVIQSYLSPIGLLYSIEDHIHVHVKKLYPEAELPTFKILEKTDNSISMIYSSSRGLYRLAHGLIEKAFEHFNGKANITYELLKDDGTEVKFDVVQHG, encoded by the coding sequence ATGAAGGGAATTGTATTTACCGAGTTTTTAGAAATGGTCGAATCTGAATTTGGATTAGAGACCGTTGATAATATTATAGAAAAAGCAGATTTGCCTTCTCAAGGCATATATACCTCTGTAGCTACCTACGAATTTAATGAGATGGTAGCTTTAGTTACACAGTTAAGTGAAGAGGTAGATCTACCTGCTGGTGACTTAATATACGCATTTGGACTTTATTTATTCTCAAGTTTAAAAAATGCTCATCCAGAGGTAATACAAAGTTATTTGTCTCCCATTGGTCTTTTGTACTCTATAGAAGACCATATACATGTACACGTTAAAAAATTATATCCGGAAGCGGAATTACCTACATTCAAAATTCTTGAAAAAACGGATAATTCCATTTCTATGATCTATAGTTCTTCTAGAGGATTGTATAGGCTGGCTCATGGCTTAATTGAAAAAGCATTTGAGCATTTTAATGGTAAGGCCAATATCACCTACGAACTTTTAAAAGATGATGGTACAGAAGTAAAATTTGACGTAGTACAACATGGATAG
- a CDS encoding response regulator produces the protein MDILLIEDDLIEVMKLKRTVSKLNLKHSIVEAKNGESALTYLRSGEKLPDIILLDLNMPRMNGIEFLSILKEDEHLRYLPTIILTTSENRADLLKCYEVGIAGYVIKPLKYEDYEYKLNAVLEYWSVNQLVKG, from the coding sequence ATGGATATTTTACTAATAGAAGACGATTTAATAGAAGTAATGAAGTTGAAACGAACTGTTTCTAAACTTAATTTAAAGCATTCAATCGTTGAGGCAAAAAATGGAGAATCTGCTCTAACGTATTTAAGATCTGGAGAAAAACTTCCAGATATCATTCTATTGGATTTGAACATGCCAAGAATGAATGGTATAGAGTTCTTATCCATTTTAAAAGAAGATGAGCATCTAAGATACTTACCTACCATAATTTTAACTACTTCAGAAAATAGAGCAGATTTATTAAAATGCTACGAAGTTGGTATAGCCGGTTATGTTATAAAACCACTGAAATATGAGGATTATGAGTACAAACTTAATGCTGTTTTAGAGTACTGGAGTGTTAACCAACTAGTGAAAGGCTAA
- a CDS encoding NAD(P)/FAD-dependent oxidoreductase has protein sequence MKNVIIIGGGIVGLSTAYYLNKEGYEVTVIDKGNISSGASFVNAGYITPSHIIPLASPGMISKGIKMMFNSASPFYMKPRLDVDFLKWSWYFHKSSTEAKVEKAIGVIKDINLLSRELFTDIKNSGDLGNFQLERKGLLMLYKTEESYLHEKKVAYRVAQEGLEVTDLNKDELRIIEPHVNIDAEGAIHYECDAHTTPDEIMPKLLAYLKQSGVIIKTQEEVIDLKTSDNRIKEIITNKQSYTPDEVVLAAGSWSGDLAKRLHLKLSLQGGKGYSINVARETGISVPAILMESKMAVTPMSGFTRFAGTMEFSGNNNIIRKERVAAIANGASSFYPDLKINEAEIKSVKTGLRPVSPDGLPYIGRSASIKNLTIGTGHAMMGWSLGPATGKLITELLSGNKTSMDISSFDIQRSFT, from the coding sequence ATGAAGAATGTAATAATAATTGGCGGTGGCATTGTTGGTTTAAGTACAGCTTACTATTTGAACAAAGAAGGTTATGAGGTTACAGTAATAGATAAAGGCAATATTAGCTCTGGTGCTTCATTTGTAAATGCAGGTTACATAACTCCAAGTCATATTATTCCATTAGCATCCCCTGGTATGATTTCAAAGGGAATTAAAATGATGTTCAATTCTGCGAGCCCTTTTTATATGAAACCTAGGTTAGATGTAGATTTTTTAAAATGGTCATGGTATTTTCATAAATCTTCTACTGAGGCAAAGGTTGAAAAGGCTATAGGGGTAATTAAGGATATTAATTTATTAAGCAGGGAATTATTTACGGATATTAAGAATTCAGGTGATCTTGGCAATTTTCAGTTAGAGCGAAAAGGGCTATTAATGTTATACAAAACGGAAGAGAGTTATCTTCACGAAAAAAAGGTGGCCTATAGAGTGGCACAAGAAGGTTTAGAGGTTACCGACTTAAACAAAGACGAATTAAGAATTATTGAGCCTCATGTAAATATCGATGCAGAAGGAGCTATACATTATGAGTGTGACGCTCATACCACACCAGATGAGATAATGCCTAAACTATTGGCGTATTTAAAGCAAAGTGGTGTAATCATAAAAACTCAAGAAGAGGTTATTGATCTAAAGACATCAGATAATAGAATAAAAGAAATTATTACCAATAAACAATCTTATACACCTGATGAGGTAGTATTGGCGGCAGGCTCATGGAGCGGTGATCTTGCAAAGCGTTTACATTTAAAGTTGTCTTTACAAGGAGGTAAAGGCTACAGTATTAATGTAGCTAGGGAAACGGGTATTTCTGTTCCGGCCATATTAATGGAATCTAAAATGGCAGTAACACCAATGAGCGGTTTTACAAGATTTGCGGGTACTATGGAGTTTTCAGGGAACAATAATATTATAAGGAAAGAAAGGGTTGCGGCAATAGCTAATGGGGCAAGTTCTTTTTACCCTGACCTGAAGATCAATGAGGCCGAAATTAAAAGTGTTAAAACAGGTCTACGACCAGTTTCTCCAGATGGGTTGCCATATATAGGCAGATCGGCAAGTATTAAGAACTTAACAATTGGTACTGGTCATGCCATGATGGGGTGGAGTTTGGGACCTGCTACTGGTAAGTTAATAACCGAGTTACTGTCTGGTAATAAGACTTCTATGGACATTTCTTCCTTTGATATACAACGTAGTTTTACATGA
- a CDS encoding 4-hydroxyproline epimerase encodes MASSTFVCIDAHTCGNPVRVIKHGGPNLVGATMSEKRQHFLKEYDWIRKGLMYEPRGHDMMSGSIFYPPSNPNNDFGILFIETSGCLPMCGHGTIGAITIGIEEGLIVPKTPGIVRMETPAGLVHITYKQNGTKVDWVKLTNVKSYLAATDLTIESSYLGELTFDVSYGGNFYAIVDPQKNFSGIQDFSASQLIQYSQELRENINVKYPQMFIHPEDATIKNVTHMLWTGNTISEKANARNAVFYGDKAIDRSPCGTGTSARMAQWHAKGKLNVGEDFVHESYIGSQFIGRVEEETTLAGKLAIIPSIKGWAKIYGKNTITIDDDDPYAHGFQVI; translated from the coding sequence ATGGCCAGTAGTACTTTTGTTTGTATTGATGCCCACACCTGTGGTAACCCCGTTCGGGTGATAAAACATGGCGGACCAAATTTGGTGGGTGCTACAATGAGCGAAAAGCGACAGCACTTTTTAAAAGAATATGATTGGATCAGAAAAGGGCTAATGTATGAACCGCGCGGTCATGATATGATGAGTGGTAGTATATTTTACCCTCCAAGTAATCCCAATAATGATTTTGGTATTTTGTTTATCGAAACCAGTGGTTGTCTACCCATGTGCGGGCACGGGACCATCGGGGCAATTACTATAGGTATTGAAGAAGGGCTAATTGTGCCAAAAACACCTGGTATTGTCCGTATGGAGACTCCTGCAGGATTGGTACATATAACATACAAGCAAAATGGTACTAAAGTAGACTGGGTAAAGCTGACCAATGTAAAATCATATTTAGCTGCTACAGATTTGACTATAGAATCTTCATACCTGGGTGAATTGACTTTTGATGTTAGTTATGGGGGTAATTTTTATGCTATTGTGGATCCGCAAAAGAATTTTAGTGGAATACAAGATTTTTCCGCAAGCCAGTTAATTCAATATAGTCAAGAACTCAGGGAAAACATAAATGTTAAATATCCCCAAATGTTTATTCACCCAGAAGATGCTACCATAAAGAATGTAACCCATATGTTATGGACGGGAAATACTATCTCTGAAAAGGCTAACGCCAGAAATGCGGTATTTTACGGTGATAAAGCAATAGATAGGTCGCCTTGCGGTACAGGTACTTCTGCTAGAATGGCACAATGGCATGCAAAGGGGAAATTAAATGTGGGTGAAGATTTTGTTCATGAAAGTTATATAGGCTCACAATTTATTGGTAGAGTAGAAGAGGAGACCACCCTAGCCGGCAAGCTTGCGATTATACCCAGCATAAAAGGTTGGGCAAAAATTTACGGAAAGAATACCATTACCATAGATGATGATGATCCCTATGCTCACGGATTTCAGGTCATATAA
- a CDS encoding aldehyde dehydrogenase (NADP(+)), translating to MISGTNAIGNKASKQGEKTFKTFDPKNNENTEWTFYEATINEINEAVALATDAYTVFKDYSGEKKAEFLEAIADEIEALGDELINTYCRESGLPQGRAVGERGRTMGQLRAFATLIKQGSWVEAVIEKAQPDREPLPKSDIRKMLFPLGPVVVFGASNFPLAFSTAGGDTASALAAGCPVIVKSHPMHAGTGELVSSAIIKAAKRTGMPNGVFSNLNSGGIEVGQQLVKHPKVKAVGFTGSIHGGTALYKLANERDEPIPVFAEMGSINPVVLLPSALEQEGDTWATKYASSITLGAGQFCTNPGLILGVQGEHLNEFIDTLSKEILKLEPTTMLHPNIYAKYVEGKKELSEQDGVVITAEYKKDVKVNSGQPLILKVSGSDFLANTKLHREVFGPFSIVVMCKDGAEMEDIINHLEGQLTGTILGSEEELELNAGVVDALKGRVGRILFNGVPTGVEVNSSMVHGGPYPASTDSRFTSVGTSAIRRWVRPVSYQDWPNRLLPDALKNENPLGITRLVEGVYTNTEI from the coding sequence ATGATCAGCGGTACAAATGCAATAGGGAATAAAGCTTCTAAACAAGGTGAGAAAACGTTCAAGACTTTTGATCCTAAAAACAATGAGAACACGGAATGGACATTCTATGAGGCTACAATTAATGAAATCAATGAAGCAGTTGCTTTGGCAACGGATGCCTATACAGTTTTTAAAGATTATTCAGGAGAAAAAAAAGCTGAGTTTTTAGAAGCTATTGCAGATGAAATAGAAGCTTTAGGGGATGAGCTGATAAACACGTATTGTAGAGAGTCTGGGCTGCCTCAAGGAAGAGCGGTGGGCGAGCGTGGCAGAACTATGGGACAATTGCGAGCTTTTGCAACCTTGATTAAACAAGGGTCATGGGTAGAAGCCGTTATTGAAAAAGCACAGCCAGATAGAGAGCCATTGCCAAAATCTGACATAAGAAAAATGCTATTTCCGTTGGGTCCAGTAGTGGTATTTGGTGCCAGTAATTTTCCTTTGGCATTTTCTACGGCGGGTGGAGACACGGCAAGTGCTCTAGCCGCAGGATGTCCCGTAATCGTAAAAAGTCACCCTATGCATGCTGGTACAGGTGAACTGGTTTCTTCGGCGATCATTAAAGCGGCGAAGAGGACAGGTATGCCCAATGGTGTATTTTCTAATTTAAATAGCGGTGGTATTGAAGTTGGCCAGCAGTTGGTAAAACACCCAAAAGTAAAGGCCGTAGGTTTTACCGGAAGTATACATGGTGGAACCGCACTTTATAAATTGGCTAACGAAAGAGATGAGCCAATACCGGTATTTGCAGAAATGGGAAGTATAAACCCAGTGGTTTTGCTGCCATCTGCATTAGAACAAGAAGGTGATACTTGGGCAACTAAATACGCTTCGTCAATTACTTTAGGTGCGGGTCAGTTTTGTACAAATCCGGGATTGATTTTAGGAGTACAAGGAGAACATCTTAATGAATTCATAGATACTTTGTCTAAGGAGATTCTAAAATTGGAGCCAACAACCATGCTCCATCCTAATATATATGCTAAATATGTGGAAGGTAAAAAGGAACTTTCTGAACAAGATGGAGTGGTAATAACTGCAGAGTATAAGAAAGATGTCAAGGTTAATAGTGGTCAGCCTTTAATTTTAAAAGTAAGTGGTTCGGATTTTTTAGCGAATACAAAATTGCATAGAGAGGTATTTGGACCTTTCTCTATAGTGGTCATGTGTAAAGATGGCGCTGAGATGGAAGATATCATCAACCATTTGGAAGGTCAATTAACGGGAACAATTTTGGGCAGTGAAGAAGAACTGGAATTGAACGCTGGAGTTGTAGATGCATTAAAGGGCAGAGTAGGTCGCATACTGTTTAATGGTGTACCCACAGGTGTAGAGGTAAATTCTTCTATGGTACATGGCGGACCATACCCAGCTTCTACAGATTCTCGTTTTACATCGGTTGGTACATCTGCCATACGAAGATGGGTACGCCCGGTGTCATATCAAGATTGGCCTAATAGACTTTTGCCAGATGCACTGAAAAATGAAAATCCCCTAGGTATAACGCGTCTTGTTGAAGGTGTTTATACAAATACGGAAATTTAG
- a CDS encoding dihydrodipicolinate synthase family protein — translation MSISWTGVMPAVTTKFTDKDELDLDMFSVNIKAQLEAGVSGIILGGTLGEASTLTYDEKKVLMKETVQLVDGKVPVIINIAEQTTKDAKHAAEVAEECGATGLMMLPPMRYKANDYETVTYFKETANSTKLPIMIYNNPVDYGIMVTLEMLDELMVCSNIQAVKESTRDISNITRIKTKFGDRLNVLTGVDTLGLESTLMGADGWVAGLVCAFPAETCAVFELAKAGRIKEALEIYRWFLPLLELDISPQLVQNIKMAEVATGIGTENVRAPRLPLVGAERERVAAIIKQGIAKRPTLPDYKNLA, via the coding sequence ATGAGTATATCATGGACAGGCGTTATGCCGGCAGTAACAACAAAATTTACCGATAAGGATGAATTGGATCTAGACATGTTTTCGGTCAATATAAAAGCTCAGTTAGAGGCAGGAGTGAGTGGAATAATACTTGGAGGTACTTTGGGAGAAGCAAGCACACTTACGTATGATGAAAAAAAGGTTTTAATGAAAGAAACCGTGCAGTTGGTAGATGGTAAGGTGCCGGTTATTATCAATATTGCAGAGCAAACTACTAAAGATGCCAAACATGCGGCAGAGGTAGCAGAAGAATGCGGTGCTACTGGATTAATGATGTTGCCACCAATGCGGTATAAAGCTAATGATTATGAAACGGTAACGTATTTTAAGGAAACGGCAAATAGTACAAAATTGCCCATTATGATCTATAACAATCCTGTAGATTACGGTATAATGGTCACATTGGAAATGTTGGACGAGTTAATGGTATGCAGTAATATACAGGCTGTTAAAGAATCAACAAGAGATATTTCAAATATTACCCGTATAAAGACAAAATTTGGGGATAGGTTAAATGTACTGACCGGGGTTGATACGCTTGGGTTGGAAAGCACATTGATGGGTGCCGATGGTTGGGTTGCCGGATTGGTTTGTGCATTTCCTGCCGAGACTTGTGCCGTATTTGAATTGGCAAAGGCAGGTCGTATAAAAGAGGCATTGGAAATTTACCGATGGTTTTTGCCATTGTTAGAGTTGGATATAAGTCCGCAATTGGTACAGAACATTAAAATGGCAGAAGTTGCTACGGGTATAGGCACAGAAAATGTTAGGGCACCTAGGTTACCTTTAGTAGGAGCAGAAAGAGAAAGAGTAGCCGCTATAATAAAACAGGGTATAGCTAAAAGGCCTACATTACCAGATTATAAGAACTTGGCTTAA
- a CDS encoding AraC family transcriptional regulator, with product MKVYPFKIPKPINEHLIVQVDKEPIFYNKLHQHEEIQISHIINGSGKLLVGDSVHQFSKGDIFVIGGNLPHVFKSVLNEQDAHMITVFFTSRSFGADFFELPYFNEFKTFFSNATAGFKVETNQKKIAQQLVKLSSQNKLKRFILFLELLDELGRANKQTLSRFVYSKSLSSNEGERLQIVFDFVLKNFHQPISLEQIAKMAYMTPNAFCRFFKQRTNKTFFQYLIELRVAHACQLLGSNKELNINEVADLSGFNSISNFNKKFKKIKGVTPTHYQQSHSF from the coding sequence ATGAAAGTGTATCCCTTTAAAATACCAAAACCTATAAATGAACATTTAATCGTTCAAGTCGATAAAGAGCCTATTTTCTATAATAAACTTCATCAACATGAAGAAATTCAAATAAGTCATATTATAAATGGTAGTGGTAAGTTATTGGTAGGCGATAGTGTCCATCAATTTTCAAAAGGAGATATTTTCGTAATAGGCGGTAACTTACCTCACGTATTTAAAAGTGTTCTCAATGAACAAGACGCGCATATGATTACCGTGTTCTTTACTTCCCGGTCTTTTGGTGCAGATTTTTTTGAACTCCCCTATTTTAATGAGTTTAAAACCTTTTTTAGTAATGCCACTGCAGGATTTAAAGTAGAAACAAACCAAAAGAAAATTGCTCAGCAACTTGTAAAATTGAGCTCTCAAAATAAACTTAAGCGCTTTATTTTATTTTTAGAATTATTAGATGAACTAGGGCGAGCAAATAAGCAAACATTGAGTCGGTTTGTTTATTCCAAGTCATTAAGTAGTAATGAAGGTGAACGTTTACAGATTGTGTTCGATTTTGTGTTGAAGAACTTCCATCAGCCTATTTCGTTAGAGCAAATTGCTAAAATGGCCTATATGACACCAAATGCATTTTGCCGCTTTTTTAAACAACGTACTAACAAAACATTTTTTCAATACCTGATCGAGTTACGTGTAGCACATGCTTGTCAACTGCTAGGTTCAAACAAAGAATTGAACATTAATGAGGTAGCAGACCTTTCTGGCTTCAATTCCATATCTAACTTTAATAAAAAATTCAAAAAAATTAAAGGTGTTACACCAACCCATTACCAACAGTCTCATTCATTTTAA
- a CDS encoding MerR family transcriptional regulator, with product MNNVKKQFSIRDLENLSGIKAHTIRIWEKRYNLLSPERTDTNIRTYSLASLQKLLNVTLLYNNGHKISKIAKISDKEIPYVVREIVAKHSHKSQAINAFKLAMVNFDQTMFFNTYNALLSENSFREIFKETFVPLLNELGLLWQTDTISPAHEHFMSSLIKQKILLNIEKLQHLEPTKTDKVFVAFLPENEIHDIGLLYINYEIILKGYKCIYLGPTIPLENLEDVLKYFDDIYFVSYFTIFPEKDRVNKYLEEFSKLVADYQNPNFWILGRQINFIDDAVKPNFCRTFTSIDSLVSNL from the coding sequence ATGAACAATGTAAAAAAACAATTTAGTATTAGAGACTTGGAGAACCTCTCTGGTATTAAGGCACACACCATTAGAATTTGGGAAAAAAGATATAATCTTTTATCTCCTGAACGCACAGATACTAATATTAGAACGTATAGTCTAGCAAGCTTACAGAAGTTGCTCAATGTGACGTTACTTTACAACAATGGTCACAAAATATCTAAAATTGCTAAAATTTCAGATAAAGAAATACCATATGTTGTTCGTGAAATTGTAGCAAAACATAGTCACAAAAGCCAAGCGATAAACGCATTTAAATTAGCCATGGTCAATTTTGACCAAACCATGTTTTTCAATACTTATAATGCCCTTCTAAGTGAAAATTCCTTTAGGGAAATATTCAAGGAAACCTTTGTACCTCTGTTAAACGAACTTGGTCTTTTATGGCAGACAGATACGATCAGTCCTGCTCATGAGCATTTTATGAGCAGTCTTATCAAACAAAAGATACTACTGAATATTGAAAAATTACAACACTTGGAACCAACAAAGACAGATAAGGTTTTTGTAGCTTTCTTACCAGAAAACGAAATTCATGATATTGGATTGCTCTATATTAACTATGAAATTATATTGAAAGGTTATAAGTGTATTTACTTGGGCCCCACGATACCTTTAGAAAATTTAGAAGATGTACTTAAGTATTTTGATGACATTTATTTTGTCTCATACTTTACCATTTTCCCAGAAAAGGATCGTGTAAATAAATATCTGGAAGAATTCAGCAAGTTGGTTGCGGACTATCAAAATCCAAATTTCTGGATTTTGGGCAGACAGATCAATTTTATTGACGACGCCGTTAAGCCAAATTTCTGTAGAACTTTTACCTCTATAGATAGCTTGGTCAGTAATTTATAA